A stretch of DNA from Bos taurus isolate L1 Dominette 01449 registration number 42190680 breed Hereford chromosome 25, ARS-UCD2.0, whole genome shotgun sequence:
GCCAGCACCCGCCCTCACCCACCTTCCTGGGCAGCCGGCCCAGGCTGCAGCACTGGGCTTTCTGGTACAGTCTCCagaccagcagcagcaacagcaacgcAGCCAGCATCAGGCTGTGCAGACACGACAGGAACAGGTCCGTCCAGGTGGCCGCAGACAGGCCCAGCTGCTCCCAGGCCCCCAGCCACTTTGGGCCCAGGCCCAAGGCCCGGGCACAGCCCAGCAGGCCTGCCCACACCAGCCTGGGCACCCgcagtgccaggcacacagggACCTCTAGCAGTGTCAGCCCGGCCCGGAGAACCCGGCCCACAGGGCAGCCGGCAATCTTGGAGGGTGGGTGGAACCCCTGGGCCTCCTGAGTCAGCCCCAACAGCCAGTGGTTGAAGAGGAAGATCTTGAGGAGCAGGAAATTATAGAGGTGGGCC
This window harbors:
- the TMEM270 gene encoding transmembrane protein 270 (The RefSeq protein has 1 substitution compared to this genomic sequence), with the translated sequence MEAIPLVRSSLSGTLLVVVKLSALLIQNRAHLYNFLLLKIFLFNHWLLGLTQEAQGFHPPSKIAGCPVGRVLWAGLTLLEVPVCLALRVPRLVWAGLLGCARALGLGPKWLGAWEQLGLSAATWTDLFLSCLHSLMLAALLLLLLVWRLYQKAQCCSLGRLPRKALLQNRVVRRSLALLKSLYWWVESTAALTSWHLAYLITWTTCLASHLLQAAFEHTAQLAQAQEAEPQKALGLSSETPPPGPPAPGARPVLPEPGTPGE
- the TMEM270 gene encoding transmembrane protein 270 isoform X1 translates to MSISQLIQNRAHLYNFLLLKIFLFNHWLLGLTQEAQGFHPPSKIAGCPVGRVLRAGLTLLEVPVCLALRVPRLVWAGLLGCARALGLGPKWLGAWEQLGLSAATWTDLFLSCLHSLMLAALLLLLLVWRLYQKAQCCSLGRLPRKALLQNRVVRRSLALLKSLYWWVESTAALTSWHLAYLITWTTCLASHLLQAAFEHTAQLAQAQEAEPQKALGLSSETPPPGPPAPGARPVLPEPGTPGE